TTGATGTCCACCACAGTGTAGTGAATTTGTCTGAACTAGTAGAAATTACATTGTGCTTCTGCGTTTGCATTTTTGAACACATTTGAAATGTTAATTTGTTTTGAAGTACCTTGAATCGATGACAATTACGAGTAGACGCATTCTACTTGTTGTGATGCTACACCAAATCATGTGTCGATGGTTCTTGATAATGTTACTGCTGAGACATCACCGAATGAAGTTACGTGCGAAACGACTTCGCCAAACGCGTACAAGAACAGTAACCTACATCATTACGGAGAGAATAAATTTGCAATTGAACCATTTGCACCGTATCATTGAAATAGGAGATGTTCAATGTGTGGTGAACTTGCGAATGAATAGGAATGCATTTGCACGATTGTGTTACTTGATAACTACTGTTGGAGGACTAGTCGACTCTACCTATGTTCGTATTGAAGAGAAAGTCACAATGTTTCTATCTATATTGGCGCATCACAAGAAAACCCGACTTGTTGGTCATGACTACATACGTAGTGGCCATACAATCAGCACCCATTTCCATCAAGTACTCCGATCAATTCTGATGTTACATCCTATACTACTGGTTAAACCATCCCCTGTCAACGATTCTTGCAGCAACGATTCTTGGAAATGGTTCAAGGTGAGTTGAACCCCGTCTTATTTACGTGTAGAAAATAAACAGTAAGCATGTATGTATATGGTGATCCTTACGTATAGAATCTGAACGTATTATTCATTACTTGTACAGGGATGTCTTGGTGCTTTGGACGGAACGTATATAAGTGTACATGTACCTGCCAATGAGAAGGCACGATATCGAACAAGAAAAGGTACTATTGCCATAAACGTTCTTGGGGTTTGCGACCGAGACATGAAGTTCATATACGCACTTACGGGGTGGGAGGGATCTGCAGCAGATGGTAGAGTTCTTAAAGATGCACTGACACGTGACGATACACTGAAAATTCCAAGAGGTTTTTGTAACTTTGATTTTTTTCTGCCTAAATTTCGCAACTACATATTGTTAAACACGTAataactaatttattaattccAGGTTGTTATTACCTATGTGACAATGGATATGCCAATGTCGAGGGATGCTTGACTCCGTACAGACGAGTAAGATATCATAGGGACGCTTGGGGAAACCGTGCAAATGGACCACAGAATTATAAGGAGTTATTTAACTGGACGCACACGCAAGCCCGTAACGTAATCGAACGAGCCTTCGGTTTGTTGAAAAAAAGATGGGCCATACTTCGAAGCCTTTCGTTCTATCCGTTGAAGACACAAAACAGAATAATAATGGCATGTATGTTGTTGCATAACTTCATCCGTTCTGAAATGCCCGATGATCCAATCGAGGAATTGAATGACGATGTACTAAGTCCAGAAAATGACACACAAGATGATTTTATCAACATCTTCGAGTCATCGGATGAATGGGATACGTGGCGAGAGAACCTCGCAATGTCGATGTGGAACAATTTTAACTAAAGCGTTTggattaatgtacttgtgttGTTACAGCTTTTAACGCGATTTACTTTTCGCTTGTATCGTTCAGCACTATGTTAATTGAAAACAAGAATGCATTTAATGTTATTGTGTTTCGAATTTTTTAGCCGCCATATGTAATTTTCTTCTTATTAACGAACTTTGATTGTGAATCAATCTATTTATTATCATCTGCTTCACTTCTGGTCTGTACTATGTGCAGGATTCAGAGGACTGTAGTGGCGACATCCTAGTATGGAAAGTGGTGCAACTTCTGAAAGTTGTTTTGGCAAAGGCAAAAAAACTGAGAAGACTAGACGTACTTGGACTGAACGTGAAGAAGAGTGTTTGATAGAAGCACTGGAAGAAGCTACCACAGAAGGTTGGAAGAGCGGAAATGGTTTTCGGCCCGGGTACTTAGCTTTTCTTGAGAATCGTATGAAAGTTGCATTCCCTACAACGAATTTATGTGGCAACCCACATATTAACTCCAAGGTGCACGTATGGAAGAAATTGTATGGATCTTTGGTGACAATCTTAAGTAAGAGTGGTGTCGGCTGGAACGACATAGAGAAGACCATTGAAGCTTCCAACGACATATGGGAATCACTGATTAAGGTATTTTTTTGTTTCGACAATTGATTTAACTATGTTCGTCACCCAAAAATGTGCACAATTTTATTTCGTTAACTGTTTGTAGGCTGACACCAATGTACGATCAATGAGACACAAAAGGTGGATGTATTACCACGATTGGTGCGAAATATTCGGTAATGATCGGGCTACCGGTGACAGAGCTGAACATTTTGCAGCAGCAGTCCAAGAGGTCCTTACCATGACACCTGAACTACCCAACAATGTAGGTGTGAGTCTCGATGAATTGTTTTCTGTTGACGAGGGAGGTGCTGAGTCAATGTCCGTGTCTCTAACACCATCGTCGCGTGCACCGTCATTTGGAAAGTCCAAAGCTAAAAAAAGGAAGCAGGTGGACGATGATGATGATGCCTAAAGATACAATGACGGACCTCATCCGACAATTGGCGAAAGAGAAAGATGTTGAACATGAGAAGATGAGCGATGCACAAGACAATGTGTTGAAGGTAATGGAAACAATTCCGGAGTTGAGCGAAAACGAGAAAGTTACTGTTATTGAGTTATTGGTGGATAACCCTGCAAAGTTATCATTGTTTCTGCGTTTGGGTGATGCCGGAAGATTGAGTCTAGCGCGACGTTTGTTAGCACGATGTTGAAGGAATGGATTTAGTTGCGGCACTTTTGGGTTACTGTTTTGATTCCACGCATTCCTTCGTTTTTAGTTGATGCCATTGTGTGCGTGTAGAACTttgtatgaattatgttgacgaACATTTTGTCGTTGCCTTACTTATAGTGTAATTTTGTTAGCGGTAATTTTGTTTGTGCCCGTGCTGCGGTTCATTTACTGACTCAATTGCTCTGTAACATCAGTATACAAGTTGTCATGGTAGGGTTTGTTTTGTGTCCTGGAAAGGGAATTCATTGTGTCATGCTTCCAAATTTCTCAATTGGTGACATATATGTACTTTGATTTCGTTTAGAGACTTTGCCTGAAGACACAAAATGTGGTCTTCACTGACGACATGACTTGATAAACATTACAGGTTTCGTCCCCTCCCATTCGAACTTAAGCGTCGTAAAATTCATTGACCCGAAATCTTGTCTCGTTCCCTGTTTGACATAGTTTCATCGTACcaaaacattaatttaaatttttaaaacccGACAACAAGAAGGTTTTTCATCACCACCGATTGGTTGGCAGTGAAAGTATGAACCAAAGTTAGTGTAATGAAAAATTGTGTCATCTGTAAGTTAGAAGTTTTGGTGTCCCTGTTCTGTCACAAACTTCATACGAGAAACAATATTGAAACAAGTGAATGAGTATTCAACTATTAATACGTAAATCAAGCGGTGCGCAACTGTAATAGCCAATGTACGAGGGAAGTACCTCATTTTTTCGTACACGTAGAATTTTTATTCCATGTACCCGACCAAAACAAAGCAAGTGAACAAAGCATTGTAAAACACTCAACGCTTTCCTGtgcaattttctttttttacgTGCCATTGTCGGGGGTGTTCAACAGGGACATACATGATTACACATGAAAAGTGCATCAAAATCGATTCAAGAGCAAGCAGTGTGCTACGTcagaatatatatcaaaagttCATTAAACAACCGATTGGGCTACACCACAAAAGCAAACGAGTCTTGCAAACCACATCATCGGCTACACGTTTACAACTATAATACAATCCAAAATACAAAAAACGGTGGTTGCAAGACCGCCTAACTGACGGACCAAAGAAACATGTTCAGCCACTTGCCTCGACGGTTAAAGGTGTGTGGTCCACTGTATTATTTGGTATCCCGGATGTGGTCGATGCCATAACCGACTCCGTCGCTACGTGTTGTTTCGTGTCAATTGTATCGGCATTATTGAGAGTAGAAGATTGAGAAAAACAAGCTGCATTGCATGCTTGTGTGTGCCGACGAGATGTTGAAGGAGTTGTGGGATTTGTTGATGCTTTTGAACCGATATGATTTTTCGATGACGATTCAGTGGTCGCACACACTTTTTCGACATTGTACTCATCGCACCAAATGAATCGGTTCCGATGTTTCAATCCAGCCGGACAGATGAAGTAATATTGCCCCGGCCGGGTTGAGTACTGACCAGCTAGACGTAAAAGCATACACCCATTCCCGCACTCGCATTGTGgtgctgtcttcacatccatgaAAACTATTGATTACATGAATTCAAAGCATTTAGAAATTAGTTACGTAGCTCCACTCAGGCCCTTGCACAGAAGTTTCTACATTAATAATCCTTTCGAAAGTACACACGACAATCAAATACTagtatattttcgaaaatcaacacaggaaaaaaacattatttacgAAACGGACGAACAGAAGACGAAACTTAGGTTGTTGTTAAAAcgcaaatttatatttattcaaCATTCTTACGCATTACCGAACGGAAATGAAAGCAGATTCCTGGAAAACGAGAACAATAAAAAATTCACACACAAATACTCACACTGACGACGGAGTATGAACACACACAAAAGAGATTTGAAGCCTTCGGATGTCGATTCAGCTGGAACGCCTCACTATCCTCAGATTTTGGGGAAGAATTCTTAGATCTAAGCGGGCCTTTCGACGGTGATGTGGCCTAGGTTTGGGGTGGAAGATATTTTTGGGGAGGAACGACGTGGATGTAAATGTGAGTACAGAAGAGAAAAGTGGGTTCAGATTTAATAATGTACAAAATTTGTGGAAGGGTATTTTGGGTACTAGCAAATTAAGTCATTAGTTTATCACACCAGTAAAAATCAAACCAAACAAAACAATGGGTTGCGCACAAAATAAAAACCTGTACATaatcatttttttatcatttatgtGTTAATCATTCAGTAATTCTATCCTTCAAACCAAACGTAGCGTAACTTGATAATCAGTCTATTATTGAGATTGTTGAAGAAATAAAactatttttcaattttattcgTTAAGACTGTTggggtatttttttttaacctcGGTCAActctttttttaagaaaatgactACTTCATATTGAGGTgaccattttttaaaaaaaatatgaagtggtcattttcttaaaaaaaagttGACCGAGATTATTTAACCAATTTTTCTTATTTGGTTAATATATTGCATATTTATGatgcattaattttttttaaaacaaaaaattatgaTGTCAATCTTTCTATCTTATGCAAAAACATGAAATCGACTAGATAATGCTTGAGATTAGCATTACAAATAAGTGCTGATCTGGAAATCTATTCCATTTTTCAAAGAGAGATTAAACTTCATCACCCCAACACTCACCCAGTCTTCGATACGGTTCCTGTTGAATTTGACGCTCGCTTTCACCCGAAATCTTTGTTTGAATTTAttcttttgatttgagtaacTTTAAATTTTGGTTCCGAATATTCTGCTCGGTGAGAATCAAGTAATGTCGACCCATGAAAATGAAGCGATTGAGCATAAAGCATACGCTCGGATCGGGTTGTTAGGGAATCCCAGCGATGTGTACTATGGGCGCACGATTTCATTGAGCATTGGCAATTTTTGGGCTTCCGTGAAATTGGTGCCTTCTAAAGATTTGGTGATCGTTCCTCACCCGACTAACGATCTTGTCCAGTTTCAGTCACTCTCGAATTTGGTATCTTTGTTCtctcctctctctctctctctctctctctatttGTCTGCCATTGTTGTTAAAAATATTGATCGATTGTGCATTCTTGGTTTTTGATCCAATGTTGTTTCATTTGGTTTTAAAAGCTCATCTTTTTTTAATTGTTATGGATGGTGTTGATGTTGTTGCATCGATTCAAGTCTTGGTAATGGTTAGAGTTAATTGGATTTTTGCTTAGAAGCAATTCTTAGGAAGGGTAGGAGTTAAAATTTGTTTTGGAATCCCGTTTGGTTTTGCTGTGATTTGGATGAATGTGTTGTTGAAACTGCGTGCTTTGATCCCTTTTTTTTCCTCTTAATTTGATCCCTTGATGGTTTAATGGTTGATTGATTGCTGCCGAAAATAGAGATTTAtgaaaatttcggttttatcTGATTTTCGTTGTGGTTTTAGATGACGGGGGTGTATGGTTTACCTAGATCAACAGTTTCTATGATTTAAATGGCGTTTCCTGTAGGTTAATCGTTTGCAAAGTGATGGTTATTATGGAGGGGTGCGACTGCTGGTGGCAATTTGTAAAACTTTCCACAATCATTGCAAAGAACACAACATCAGTTTACATGAAGGGAATTTTACTCTGTCTTATGATACAAACATCCCTCGTCAGGTACTTCTTATGTTCTTCGGTGTTCTCGTATCTTGTCAAGACTTTGTTCCCTGCTGTCACAACATAAATTTTCAGATTAAGCTTACTATGGTGTTCAAATATCTAAATTATCTTCTTTAATCAATTAAGTTATTGGCCTTGAATTTATGAGATGGgacaaataataaatttattttattcagcTTCAAGTCTTTCTATTCCTCTCTCTCTCCAAAATAAGCTGTCCCTGCTTCGTTCCAGGATTGCAAGCATAAATAAACTAGTTACTATATATTCCTCTTGTAATATGAACAGTTGCAGCTGTGCACCACTCTATCAATCACAGGATATGATCCAAAATTTTGTTTCATTGTAACAGACTGGACTTTCCGGTTCAAGTGCTATTGTTTGTGCTGCTCTTAGCTGCCTTCTCGACTTTTACGACGTCAGGCACCTGATTAAAGTCGAGGTGCGGCCACACCTTATCCTTAACGCAGAGAAGGAACTTGGTATTGTTGCCGGTCTCCAAGACAGAGTAGCACAGGTCTATGGGGGCGTTGTGTATATGGTATGTGATGAGAATGGGAGATCTCCCCATGTTCTGTATAAGTGATGTATTTTAATGAGTCTCTTTATGATTTTCCACTCAGGATTTTAGCAAGAAGCACATGGAAGAATTGGGACATGGGATTTATGAACCTATGGACATTGAACTTCTTCCGCCACTATATCTTATCTACGCCGAGAATCCTAGTGATTCTGGAAAGGTATCTTATTATCATACACACATCATTCTATATACTCAATTTTTCACGTCTTTTTGTCATTTGAACCACTTTCCGCCTTCTTGTTAAGATATATAGCAATACATCATAGATAAGCTTATCAATGATTTATTGCTATATATTTTAACAAGAAGGTGGAAAGTGGTTCAAATGACAACAATCTACAAGGCAGAATAAGTCTTTGTAAATTCATATTGTGATTTTATAAATGACATTGCTTTTGAATGTTGATCATGTCCTTATTTGGAGGACAATTTTCCTTGTTCACTTCATCGCGCTTCCTCTTTCGACCATCATCATCTGCTCACATGATACCAAATACAGAGCTGTTGCTGTTTCTCTTTACTGTATGATGGTCGCTTATGATAGAACATATTATATTGACAAAAGAGTACTATAGGTTCACAGTACAGTTCGTCAAAGGTGGTTAAATGGTGATGAGTTCATTATATCCTCAATGGAAGAGGTTGCAAATATTGGATTGGAGGGAAGGACAGTATTGGTTGAAAAGGACTATGGAAAACTTTTCAATCTCATGAATCGTAACTTTGATTTGCGAAGGTACTCGAGGATGTTAAGACTCTGTCCCATTGCCTTGCATTATGGTGTACATGAGAAATGCttacttcaattttttttttttaggaaaatGTTTGGTGACGATGCTCTTGGTGCTCTGAACATAGAGATGGTTGAAGTCGCCAGACGGATCGGTGCTGCATCAAAGTTTACTGGTAGTGGAGGTGCTGTTGTCGTGTACTGCCCAGAAGGGCCTTCACAGGCACAACTCTTGGAGGACGCATGCAAGAGTGCTGGCTTTATCTTTCAACCGGTGAAAGTTATGCCATCCTTTTTAAATGACGTTGATATTGGCACCATGTCATAAAAGCTTCACAAAACCATTCGCGTTTGCCATCCCGACTGCAGCACATCgagttttttcttttaaattgcTTTTAGCATGGTCATGACCTCCCCCATCGAGGGATTTTTCTCAACACATGAGgacattttatatttatttcggTCTTGGAAAGAGATATGTGGTGAACTACACATGTTCCGCATTTACCCGAACCTCGTCGTTTTTCAGACTAATGTCACCTGAGGCCGAGACTGAAACTTACGAACCATATATTCCATGGAGTTTCACTCAGATAACAttgtttttttcctttttatcaACCAAAATATGTGTACCCGGTAATCATCAGCAAAAACACAAAAGACAATGAAGAAGGCATCATTATTTTGTATAATATTTGCCAGCAACTGAAATACAAATCATCCTTGCACGAAATCAAATGTTAGGATCAAGAAGCATGACAATATAAGAAAAGTCTTTCTTTCCGTTTCTGTTTCTGTTTCTGTTTGTGCACCATACAACATCGAAAAagctttaaatcataaaaaattaaCGAAACTGCAAGCAATATTTATCTTGTTGCACGAGCCTACCAAAACTCAGACCAACAAATTCATAGCCACAGTAATGTAGCACCTGAGTTTCGCCTTTCCATCATTCCATCCATTTGAACAATGCATGAAACATTGGAACAGGAACAACAATGTGCAAGTCCAAAAAAATTATCTGTTATCATTCGAAAATTCAAGGCAAAAAGGCAACATAGATCATCATATAACTTCATACATCCTCAACCTCGATTTACAAGAGCTCGAATAGAGCCAGAATATTTAGCCACTTCTCACTATCCTATCCAAATTTAGCCACAAATGCAAACTTGTACCTCAACTTCATACATCCTCAACCTCAATTCACACTTCTCGAGAACCTGTCAATTGTCATATATTCCCACACAAACCTTGATTGTCCATAGACATGCctgctattttttttattacaagttAACTCTGCAACAAACAGACAATTTGTGCTATATTACAGTTCAATACGCACAAGATACACCTAGAACAACACCACTATGTGCCTACAAAGTACCGACAGAGGTCTACTGGTCTGTTAATCCTGCAACGAGTTCACGTGGCGACGAGTCCCAAATCGGCAGGTCGATGAATTGTTGCTTCAGCCTTTCCTCTTGCGCACTGCACAATGCGTCAGCTACATCACATAAATGGGAGACACCATGAATTACAGCCTCCTGTGCTTCAACCTATTCGATTCAATATAAATGTCATCAATAACATAAATCCATGTTCGACCCTTTTTTTTTATAGTTTTCAAGTCCCACAAAGGAATAATCCCCGGCATTTATTTTCACAATGCATGTTACACACTTCGAAACAATGAAGCGGCGGATGCATAGAATTTTAAAGCAAGAAGCTAGAACCTGAGAGAGGAGATCGTCGACGAGTCTCCGGTGAGTGGAATTCGTCAAGGAACGGTCTTGTGAGCTCGAGGGCTCGTTAACAGAGACCGTGTTACAAATCCCTTCATGCGCCTGACACTGTGTTTGGGAGTTCGCCTCCATTTCCGTTAAGGCGTTCGAGAAACGTTCCCACTGACGAATCTCTCTTTGATACTTCTCCCTCAGTTGAAGGAGAACCTTTCTCTTCCGTTCGCGGAGGTTCTTCCTCGAATCCTCCGGATTGGCGTCGCACAAGGTGGCGCGGGAGTCCTGGATCCGTTGTTTCTTGCGCTTGTACACAAAACCATCATCATTAATCAGCTCCCAGTCGTCTTGATTCTCCCAATCTGCTGGATCCATGGACTTATTCAAAGAAGAGCAGACGGATTAGGTTTGAGTGAAATCTGAAGATTTTGGATTATAATTTTTGGGAGCATTATTTGTCGTACTCCAAAAGGTATAATATTTGCCCAAATAAACAGTACTATCGGGCCTCAATTATGTTGACAACCTAAGTGGCTAAGTCGGCCTGAAAATAATCAGGTTAGGATCGGAGATTTTCGAGTATGAGTTATCAAATCAGATTGAACCGAAATTTGACTCGGAAAAATAATCAACCTAAGTTAgccagatttttttaaaaaaaaatttggttagaattaataaatattaactatatttttatatattatatatttgaattCTTTTATTGTACATATATCGATTTCATAAATTTTCATcagtaatatttattttgtaaatattgatttttaaacaattatatattttgtgtagtaaatatactttaaaatttctaaaattagacatttaatttatgattttttcataaatgaagATGATGCttgatcaaatatttattttgtacaatattaatcttttaaaccattattttcattttattttattgttattgatctcataaatttttattatgtaatatttattttgtaaaatatttgaattttttaaacaaatatttttatggACTAATTAACAGTTTAGACAACTTACactattaatttaaattaaatgtttaaattaatgaaatataattatcatatttttaaacgacatttgttattatgtgtttaaattaaaatatttatcacTGCTTTGAATTTTTATCTCAGACAAATTTTTTTCAAGATCTGAATCTATCCTACTTATCCAAATGAGGTAGTGTCGATGATACCTGTGGGGAAAGTGCCTCACAGGATCTGGACCGTTGATTTTAAAGAATTTGATAGATCTCACATATGAATTGATGGACCCAGTATATGTGTGGTTAAAACTGAACTTTTGATCTTATGACAGTGTCCCATGAAATAGGATGAAATATTCCTCCAAATGGAGACCGCAACTAAAAGAACGTGACAAACAAGACAATGTGGACTGATCTCGAATATAATCCATATCCGCTCTACGATTTtgtgttttaaaaaataattctaaTTCCGATTTCAAGCTAACCGTGGTCGGATCCAATATCCATCGGATCCGGGTCTTGTTTCATCTCACAGGACATGAACCCTCCTCCGACCCACCTCCCAATTTAAGGACATACCTGAAAAGGTATCATCTTTCCATCAGAAATCAGATCATATTTTCCTTAAAAACCAATAACCTTTTTTTTTCTAAAGTGTTGGATTTCTCCAACGTGTCAAGATTCAAGGATCCAACGTAGTTGCATTCTCACCGGAAGTTAGTTACGGCGGTCAACACGGGTCTTCGAGGAGTACCTGGCGATGTCGACTCCCGATATTGCCGGAATCTTGGAGAACTCGGAGGAACTTGATCGCTTAAGGAAAAAGCAAGAGGAGATCCTCATGGAGATCAACAAGATGCACAAGAAACTCCAATCCAGTGAGTGGTTGTGTAAATATTAATTTCGTTTCCTAATTTGGAGCCATTCTGGTTATTCcacttgatattgattattacAACTATGAACTATATGTTCACT
This is a stretch of genomic DNA from Primulina eburnea isolate SZY01 chromosome 11, ASM2296580v1, whole genome shotgun sequence. It encodes these proteins:
- the LOC140806339 gene encoding glucuronokinase 1-like, with protein sequence MSTHENEAIEHKAYARIGLLGNPSDVYYGRTISLSIGNFWASVKLVPSKDLVIVPHPTNDLVQFQSLSNLVNRLQSDGYYGGVRLLVAICKTFHNHCKEHNISLHEGNFTLSYDTNIPRQTGLSGSSAIVCAALSCLLDFYDVRHLIKVEVRPHLILNAEKELGIVAGLQDRVAQVYGGVVYMDFSKKHMEELGHGIYEPMDIELLPPLYLIYAENPSDSGKVHSTVRQRWLNGDEFIISSMEEVANIGLEGRTVLVEKDYGKLFNLMNRNFDLRRKMFGDDALGALNIEMVEVARRIGAASKFTGSGGAVVVYCPEGPSQAQLLEDACKSAGFIFQPVKVMPSFLNDVDIGTMS
- the LOC140806340 gene encoding uncharacterized protein, producing the protein MDPADWENQDDWELINDDGFVYKRKKQRIQDSRATLCDANPEDSRKNLRERKRKVLLQLREKYQREIRQWERFSNALTEMEANSQTQCQAHEGICNTVSVNEPSSSQDRSLTNSTHRRLVDDLLSQVEAQEAVIHGVSHLCDVADALCSAQEERLKQQFIDLPIWDSSPRELVAGLTDQ